A window of the Microcaecilia unicolor chromosome 5, aMicUni1.1, whole genome shotgun sequence genome harbors these coding sequences:
- the STX19 gene encoding syntaxin-19, giving the protein MRDRLQELKQLAKELEASQENNTVHTEDAEEHMDLKQQAILYEREPVVENYLHEIQKLQDDISDFSDSVQKFGQQQKTLLSTMRRFSAIKKESNTARDIKIQAEHINKRLDALSKLAKRAETENGPSSSLTRMLKGQHAALFRSFKNIMFLYNDTIATKQQTCKTFIVRQLEVAGKEVSEQEVNKMLEQGKWEVFNENLLTEVKITKAQLSEIEQRHKELINLENQIKDLRELFIHISLLVEEQGELLNNIEMATHNTEDYVQMSTEKFKLAVKYRKRNPCRMICCCCFPCCR; this is encoded by the coding sequence atgAGAGACCGTCTCCAGGAACTTAAGCAGCTAGCAAAGGAATTGGAGGCATCCCAAGAGAATAACACTGTGCATACTGAGGATGCAGAGGAACACATGGATTTAAAACAGCAAGCTATTCTTTATGAAAGAGAACCTGTGGTTGAAAACTACCTACATGAGATCCAGAAACTTCAGGATGACATCAGTGATTTCTCAGACAGTGTCCAAAAATTTGGTCAGCAGCAGAAAACCCTGCTGTCTACTATGAGGAGATTCAGTGCCATCAAAAAAGAGTCAAACACTGCCAGGGACATCAAGATTCAAGCAGAACATATTAATAAGCGTCTGGATGCTCTATCAAAACTGGCAAAAAGGGCAGAAACAGAGAACGGACCATCGTCTAGTCTCACAAGGATGCTCAAAGGTCAACATGCTGCCTTGTTCAGGAGCTTCAAGAACATCATGTTTCTCTACAATGACACTATCGCAACCAAGCAGCAAACATGCAAGACCTTTATTGTCAGGCAGCTAGAGGTGGCAGGGAAAGAAGTATCTGAGCAAGAGGTAAATAAAATGCTTGAACAAGGCAAATGGGAGGTCTTCAATGAAAACTTGCTCACCGAAGTAAAGATCACTAAAGCTCAGCTCTCAGAGATTGAGCAAAGACACAAGGAACTTATCAACCTGGAAAATCAGATCAAAGACCTGAGAGAACTTTTCATTCATATCTCGCTTTTGGTGGAGGAGCAAGGAGAACTACTCAATAATATTGAAATGGCTACACACAATACTGAAGACTATGTGCAGATGTCTACAGAGAAATTTAAATTAGCAGTTAAGTACAGAAAGAGAAATCCTTGCAGAATGATTTGCTGCTGTTGCTTTCCATGCTGTAGGTAA